A genomic window from Camelus ferus isolate YT-003-E chromosome 9, BCGSAC_Cfer_1.0, whole genome shotgun sequence includes:
- the LOC102512447 gene encoding 3 beta-hydroxysteroid dehydrogenase/Delta 5-->4-isomerase, with protein sequence MSGWSCLVTGGGGFVGQRIVRLLVEEKDLQEIRLLDKVFKSEVREEFSKLQSKIKLTMLEGDILDKQCLKDACQGISVVIHTAAIIDVVNAVQQETIMNINVKGTQLLLEACVQASVPIFIYTSTIEVAGPNSYKEVIQNGHEEEHLESRWPAPYPQSKKLAEKAVLEANGCALKNGGTLYTCSLRPMYIYGERSPFLSGHIDCALKNNGMLTNYGRFSVVNPVYVGNVAWAHILALRALRDPRKAPSIQGQFYYISDDTPHQSYDDLNYALSKDWGFRLDSRMNLPIFLQYWLAFLLEMVGFLLSPIYKYKPTFSRHLVTLSNSVFTFSYKKAQRDLGYEPLFTWEEASQNTTEWVGSLVRQHRETLKTKTH encoded by the exons ATGTCTGGGTGGAGCTGCCTTGTGACAGGAGGAGGAGGCTTTGTGGGTCAGAGGATCGTCCGCTTGTTGGTGGAGGAGAAGGATCTGCAGGAGATCCGGCTCCTAGACAAAGTCTTCAAATCAGAAGTTCGAGAGGAATTTTCTA AGCTCCAGAGCAAGATCAAGCTGACCATGCTGGAGGGAGACATTCTGGATAAGCAGTGCCTGAAGGACGCCTGCCAGGGCATCTCAGTGGTCATCCACACGGCCGCCATCATTGACGTCGTGAATGCCGTGCAGCAGGAGACCATCATGAACATCAACGTGAAAG GTACCCAGCTCCTGTTGGAGGCCTGTGTTCAGGCGAGTGTGCCCATCTTCATCTATACCAGCACCATAGAGGTGGCTGGGCCCAACTCCTACAAAGAGGTCATCCAGAATGGCCACGAAGAAGAGCATCTAGAAAGCCGATGGCCCGCTCCATATCCACAAAGCAAAAAGCTTGCTGAGAAGGCTGTGCTGGAAGCTAATGGGTGCGCTCTTAAAAATGGTGGCACTTTGTACACTTGCTCCTTACGGCCCATGTATATCTATGGGGAGAGGAGCCCCTTCCTTTCTGGCCACATAGACTGTGCCCTGAAGAACAATGGCATGCTGACAAATTACGGCAGGTTCTCCGTCGTCAACCCAGTTTATGTTGGCAATGTGGCCTGGGCCCATATTCTGGCCTTGAGGGCCCTGCGGGACCCCAGAAAGGCCCCAAGCATCCAAGGACAGTTCTACTACATCTCAGACGACACGCCTCACCAAAGCTATGATGACCTCAATTACGCTTTGAGCAAAGACTGGGGCTTCCGGCTTGATTCCAGAATGAACCTTCCTATTTTTCTGCAGTATTGGCTTGCCTTCCTGCTGGAAATGGTGGGCTTCTTGCTTAGTCCAATTTACAAATATAAGCCCACCTTCAGCCGCCACCTCGTGACACTATCAAACAGTGTGTTCACCTTCTCCTATAAGAAAGCTCAGCGAGATCTGGGGTATGAACCCCTCTTCACGTGGGAGGAAGCCAGCCAGAATACCACGGAGTGGGTTGGCTCCCTGGT